The following coding sequences are from one Haemophilus haemolyticus window:
- the glf gene encoding UDP-galactopyranose mutase, giving the protein MQKHFLLVGAGFSNAVIARELAENGYNTVVIDSRSHVAGNCHSERDAETNVMVHVYGPHIFHTDNERVWTYVNNFGEFMPFVNRVKTISQGAVYSLPINLHTINQFFGKTCSPKEAKALIEEQADLSITDPQTFEEQAMRFVGKDLYKAFFYGYTKKQWGVEPKELPASILKRLPVRFNYDDNYFAHKFQGMPKNGYTQLVEAILDHENIEVRLNTPFAESMKAEFDHIFWSGPLDAYFGFELGRLGYRTLDFDAFRDEGDFQGNAVINYGDEEVPYTRISEHKHFAPWEQHEKTICYREFSRLCGENDIPYYPIRLVKDKALLQQYVEKANKETQVTFVGRLGTYRYLDMDVTIKEALETADVVKESLEKQTALKPFYVNMD; this is encoded by the coding sequence TTGCAAAAGCACTTTCTTTTAGTCGGTGCAGGTTTCTCCAACGCTGTTATCGCTCGCGAATTAGCGGAAAATGGTTATAACACCGTTGTTATTGATTCTCGTAGCCATGTGGCGGGTAACTGTCACTCTGAACGTGATGCTGAAACAAATGTTATGGTTCATGTTTATGGTCCACATATTTTCCATACAGATAATGAAAGAGTATGGACTTATGTGAATAATTTCGGTGAGTTTATGCCGTTTGTTAATCGTGTAAAAACGATTAGCCAAGGTGCGGTGTATTCTCTCCCAATTAACTTGCATACGATTAACCAATTCTTTGGCAAAACGTGTTCACCGAAAGAAGCAAAAGCTTTAATTGAGGAGCAAGCAGATTTGTCTATTACTGATCCGCAAACCTTTGAAGAGCAAGCAATGCGTTTTGTAGGTAAGGATTTGTATAAAGCTTTCTTCTATGGTTACACTAAAAAACAATGGGGTGTGGAGCCAAAAGAATTACCGGCAAGCATTTTAAAGCGCTTACCCGTACGCTTTAATTATGACGATAACTATTTCGCGCATAAATTCCAAGGTATGCCAAAAAACGGTTATACACAACTTGTGGAAGCGATTTTAGATCATGAAAATATTGAAGTGCGTTTAAATACACCATTTGCTGAATCAATGAAAGCAGAGTTTGATCATATTTTCTGGTCTGGCCCGCTAGATGCTTACTTTGGCTTTGAACTTGGTCGCTTAGGCTACCGCACTTTAGATTTTGATGCATTCCGCGATGAAGGTGATTTCCAAGGTAATGCGGTAATTAACTATGGTGATGAAGAAGTACCTTATACTCGTATTTCAGAACATAAACACTTTGCACCATGGGAACAACACGAGAAAACAATTTGTTATCGTGAATTTAGCCGTCTATGTGGTGAAAATGATATTCCATATTACCCGATTCGTTTAGTGAAAGATAAAGCTCTTCTTCAGCAATATGTTGAAAAAGCCAACAAAGAAACACAAGTGACTTTCGTCGGTCGTTTAGGTACTTATCGTTATTTAGATATGGATGTGACGATTAAAGAAGCCCTAGAAACAGCGGATGTTGTAAAAGAATCGTTAGAAAAACAGACCGCACTTAAACCATTCTATGTGAATATGGATTAA
- a CDS encoding aminoglycoside phosphotransferase family protein produces MILINSAAYVNAEFRNEFGLIPPCFLPIGNKKLLSHQVNALRKQFSQKIIVSLPSNYALSIDESLLLQELNIEPIFVQEGISLGMALLYVLNAIGYENETLRLLHGDTLLGCFPEDIDCVGLGKSQDDYTWEVEDFNAVWCGFFAFSSSKAFVRALALSQGDFVKSVKIYEEEKGIAYENVDSWYDFGHINTYFQSRSTITTQRAFNSLKIENGVVWKSGTPPRKIEAEANWFQQLPAELKRFTPQLIQSGKTEQGNPFYETEYLPILPLNEIFVHGRNPVAFWEKVLGLISFYMDESRKYFSYDDKDLIAKIHQDSTALYADKTYDRLEAYAKQKNIDLDKPARYNGKNLPSLRQIAQECIDASLALPEVPAVVHGDLCFSNVMYDSRSNSVKVIDPRGLNIQQELTIYGNQSYDLAKLCHSFIGLYDFIIADAFHLEKSDEIGVKLRFNLDSRLKQVQSMFMQKSLIPELSNKAIIAPTILLFLSMIPLHFDKPHRQEAMLANALRLYVEYFKA; encoded by the coding sequence ATGATTCTAATTAATTCAGCTGCCTATGTGAATGCAGAGTTTCGTAACGAGTTTGGTTTAATTCCGCCTTGTTTTTTACCTATTGGCAATAAGAAATTGCTTTCACATCAAGTGAATGCATTACGTAAGCAATTTTCACAAAAAATTATTGTTTCTCTTCCTAGCAATTATGCTCTAAGCATTGATGAATCATTATTACTTCAAGAGCTTAATATTGAGCCAATCTTTGTTCAAGAAGGTATTTCATTGGGAATGGCACTTCTTTATGTCCTAAATGCCATTGGTTATGAAAATGAAACATTAAGATTACTACATGGCGATACGTTATTAGGGTGCTTTCCTGAAGATATTGATTGTGTTGGTTTAGGTAAATCTCAAGATGACTACACTTGGGAAGTTGAAGATTTTAATGCCGTATGGTGCGGTTTCTTTGCATTTTCTAGCTCCAAAGCCTTTGTGAGGGCATTAGCTCTTTCTCAAGGAGATTTTGTAAAGTCAGTTAAAATTTATGAAGAAGAGAAAGGCATTGCTTATGAGAACGTAGATTCATGGTATGACTTTGGGCATATCAATACTTATTTCCAATCGCGCTCAACTATTACGACACAACGAGCCTTTAATTCATTAAAAATTGAAAACGGTGTGGTATGGAAATCAGGTACTCCACCAAGAAAAATTGAGGCTGAAGCAAATTGGTTCCAGCAATTGCCTGCGGAATTAAAACGTTTTACACCACAATTAATTCAGTCTGGAAAAACAGAACAAGGTAATCCATTCTATGAAACTGAGTATCTCCCTATCTTGCCATTAAATGAGATTTTCGTCCATGGTAGAAATCCCGTAGCTTTTTGGGAAAAAGTGCTTGGTTTGATTTCATTTTATATGGATGAATCTCGCAAATATTTTTCTTATGATGATAAAGATCTTATTGCAAAAATTCACCAAGATTCGACCGCTCTTTACGCAGATAAAACTTATGACCGCCTAGAAGCTTATGCAAAACAGAAAAATATCGATCTAGACAAGCCAGCCCGTTATAACGGAAAAAATTTGCCATCTCTACGCCAAATTGCGCAGGAGTGTATTGATGCTTCATTAGCATTACCTGAAGTTCCAGCTGTTGTGCATGGTGATTTATGCTTTAGTAATGTAATGTATGATTCTCGCAGCAATAGTGTAAAAGTGATCGACCCTAGAGGATTGAATATTCAGCAAGAATTAACTATTTACGGAAATCAAAGTTACGATTTGGCAAAACTCTGCCATTCTTTCATTGGCTTATATGACTTTATTATCGCTGATGCATTCCACCTTGAAAAGAGTGATGAGATTGGTGTAAAACTCAGATTTAACTTAGATTCACGTTTGAAGCAAGTTCAGTCTATGTTTATGCAAAAATCACTAATTCCGGAGTTATCGAATAAGGCTATTATTGCACCAACAATCTTGTTGTTCTTATCTATGATTCCATTACATTTTGATAAACCACATAGGCAAGAAGCGATGTTAGCAAACGCATTGCGTTTATATGTAGAATACTTCAAGGCTTAG